GCGTTGCAGGGTACTTCGTGCCGGGCTTGATGTTGTGCAGCGGCGAATACTTGATGTTGATCTCGAAGCCCTCCTTCGTGTCGGGATCGCCGTAGTCGGACTTCCAGGCCCAGCCAATGGTGAACTTGTGGTAGCGCAGCATGTCCATCACGCCGACCGCCGGCAGCGCCGCCCCAAACAAATCGGGGCGCTGCGTCAGGCAAGCGCCCACCAGCAGGCCGCCATTGCTCCCGCCGGCGATCGCGAGTTTCGGCGTGGACGTGTACTTCTCATGGATCAGGTACTCGGCGGCGGCCATGAAGTCGTCGAACACGTTCTGCTTGTTCTTCAGCCGCCCTCCGTCGTACCAGGCCTGGCCGTACTCCCCGCCGCCCCGAAGGTTGGCGACCGCATACACGCCACCCATTTCGAGCCAGGCGGCCGTGGCCGGCGAGAAGGCCGGCGTCGAACTGATGTTGAAACCGCCGTAGCCGTACAGTTCCGTCGGATTGCGCCCGTTCCTCGTCACCCACCTGGCGTGCGTGATGAACATCGGGATCTTCGTGCCGTCCTTCGATGCGTAGAACACCTGCTCGGTCTGGTACCGGCTTGAATCGAAATCCACGCTGGGCTTCTTGAAGACGGTGCTGGTTTCCTTCCCAAAGTTGTACCGGTAGATCGTCGTGGGATACGTGAACGACGTGAAGGCGTAGAACGCCTCCTGGTGCTTCCGGCGCCCGCGCAGTTCCGGGACAGACCCGATCCCCGGAAGCGTGATCTCCTTTGGATTGGATCCGTCGAGTTCGTAGACGCGCACCGCACTCTTCGCGTCGGTCATCCAGATCGTCACGAACTGGTCGTTGATCATCGTGACGCTCTCGAGCACGTCCCGTCCGCGCGCCTCCGGGATCACCGTCATCGCACCGGCAGCCCCGCTCTTGCGGTTGATGAAGACCAGCCGGTACCGTGGCGCGTCATTGTTGGTGAGCACGTAGAACATGTCGCCGTCATTGCCCACGACGGTGTACGCCGCGTCGAAATCGTTGAGAAACGGCTCGATCCGGCCGAGAGGATTCTTCAGGTCGCGCACAAACACCCGGTTGCGGTTGTCGGTGCCCTCGGTCTGGTACACCAGCAGGAACCGCCCGTCGTCAGTCACGTCGGCGGCAAAGCCCCAGTCGGGCTTGTCTGGCCGCTCGTACGCCATCACGTCGGCGTCCTGCGGCGTCCCGACCTTGTGGAAGACGAGTTTCTGGTTCTTGTTGACCGCCTGAAGCAGGTTCCGGTCGGTGGGCGCGTCGTACCGGCAGTAGTAGAAGCCGGATCCGTCCTTGAGCCAGGCCGCCCCGCTGAACTTCGACCACTTGAGCGTCTCCGGCAGGTCCTTGTTGGTGGCGACCTCCCGGATCTTCCACTCCTGCCAGTCGGACCCGGCCGCCGCGATCGAATAGGCCATGTAGCGGCCGTCTTCGGAAAACGACTTCTCGCCAAGCGCCACGGTGCCATCAGCCGAGAGAGTGTTCGGATCGAGCAGCACCTCTGGCGCCACATCGAGCGCCTTCGTCTTGTAGATGACCGACTGATTCTGAAGACCGTCGTTCCTGCTGAATATGTACCAGTCGCCTTCGCGCGATGGCGCGCTGTAGCGCTCGTAGTTCCAGAGCTTCATAAGCCGCGCCTTGATGCGCGCGCGCTCGGGGATCTGGTCGAGATACCCGAACGTGATCGTGTTCTCGGCCTCGATCCACGCTCGGGTGTCCGGCGCGTCGGCATCCTCAAGCCAGCGATACGGATCCGCGATCATCGTGCCGAAGAAGTTGTCGACCTGCGCCACCTTCTTCGCGTCGGGGTACTTGAGGGTTCCGGATTGTGCGGTGATTGACACGGACATCAGCAACAACAGCACTGCAAGGCGTCGGTTCATAACGGTCCCTCGACAGGCCCGGCAGCGGGCCAGAGAGCCATTATGCCATCAAGGTATTGCCTCCGGACGCGGACTCCAATATCGTACTGGGACCGGCGCCGCGGCGACGGCGCCAGACGCGCGTCGCCCGTCGATGGCGCGCGGCGGTTTCGTCGTCGATGTCCAGTCCGAACACATTCGGGAACGCACGGGCTGGGAGAGGGGCTGTGGTCGCGTTCGCCAGGCATTCTGAAGGGACAAGGAAGCAATGGTCAGGATTTTCCGATTTGCCATCATCGCGTTCTTCATCTCTGTCGGCGCGGGCATGGCTCAGACGCAGGCTCCGGCCGCGGCGGCGGCGCCAGGCTGGCACGGCAAGGGCAGGATGGGCGGCAGAGTCATCGACGAGGCGGGAAAGCTCGTCCCGGGCGTGACGATCAAGTTCCAGTTCATTCCCGCCAATGCGGGTCCCGAGGTCGTGACCGACGCCAAGGGAGAATGGAGACTCCAGAACATCGCCGAAGGCATGTGGTCGCTGCAGTACTGGAAGGACGGGTTCGACCCGCGAATGATCCCGGTTCAGGTCGGCGGCAAGGTCAAGGAACCCCTCATCGAACTGAAGATGACCAAAGAGGGCACCGATCCCAGCTTCGCGGTGCCGTACGGCAATGATCAGGCACGGGCCCTGATCGGACAGAAGAAGGTTGCCGAAGCCAAGGCGGTCTATGCGAAGCTGCTCGCGACCTATCCCACGTACAATCGCCTGCATCTGGCGCTCTCGCAGTGCCTGGACATGGAAGGCAAGTTCGCCGAGTCCGCCGCCGAGCTGCAGCTGTATGTCACGGCGAACCCGACTGACGTGCGCGTCAAGACCTATCTCGGCACGGAGTACATCAAGGCGAAGCAGTACGCTGAAGCGTGGCAGGTCTACTCTTCGATCGATCTGACGCAAATCACCGATCCGCTCGACCTCAACGACCCGGGGTTCATGCTGCTGCGAGCCTCCAAGTCAGACGAGGCCTACAAGTACTTCAACCTCGCCGTCACGCGGTTCCCGGAGGAAGCGTCCGGCTACTACTACCGGGGCGTCGCGTCGCGGCACTTCGCCGGGACCATCGACAAGACCAAGACGGCCGAAATCAAGACGCACCTGATCGCGGCGCAGGGCGACATGACCAAGTTCCTCGAGATGGCCGGGCCCACCGCCGCCACTGCGGACGACACGACCAAGCAGAACATGACGATGGCCAAACAGGTGGTGGACGAGATCGCAAAGTTGCTGACGCAATTGAAGTAGTCGCTCTTCCCGGGCGCGCGCGGCACCTGGATGCTCCTCTCACGACCCTGGCCGGCTTCTGCCGGCCGGGGTCGTTCGTGTACGGCAGAACTTGACACCAGCTCGCGCTCCATGCTCGTATTGGAGCATGTGGCGGGTTCTTCGGTGCGCCGCGATTGCGTACCTGGCGGTGGCGATGCTCAACGCCACGGCTGGCGTCTGTCTCTGCCGCGACAGGGGCCCCGATTCCCCCACTCATCAGCCCGAATCCCAAAGCTGCTGCCATCGCCACGCGCCGGTGGTCGGCGGAACCGGGATGACGTGCTGCCACATTGAGCTCGTGCCGCGCGCCGCGACGTCTCCCGATGTCGTGGTTGTCGCGCCGCCCCTGTTCGTCTCGACGCCGGTCGCCACGTGCGACGCCCGCATCGATGCCCGCCCTGTGAAGGCGTTGACGTGCGGTTCATCCCCACCTGTCCGAATCTTGCGCGTCTGATTCGCCCTGACGCCGGAGGA
This Acidobacteriota bacterium DNA region includes the following protein-coding sequences:
- a CDS encoding prolyl oligopeptidase family serine peptidase, producing MNRRLAVLLLLMSVSITAQSGTLKYPDAKKVAQVDNFFGTMIADPYRWLEDADAPDTRAWIEAENTITFGYLDQIPERARIKARLMKLWNYERYSAPSREGDWYIFSRNDGLQNQSVIYKTKALDVAPEVLLDPNTLSADGTVALGEKSFSEDGRYMAYSIAAAGSDWQEWKIREVATNKDLPETLKWSKFSGAAWLKDGSGFYYCRYDAPTDRNLLQAVNKNQKLVFHKVGTPQDADVMAYERPDKPDWGFAADVTDDGRFLLVYQTEGTDNRNRVFVRDLKNPLGRIEPFLNDFDAAYTVVGNDGDMFYVLTNNDAPRYRLVFINRKSGAAGAMTVIPEARGRDVLESVTMINDQFVTIWMTDAKSAVRVYELDGSNPKEITLPGIGSVPELRGRRKHQEAFYAFTSFTYPTTIYRYNFGKETSTVFKKPSVDFDSSRYQTEQVFYASKDGTKIPMFITHARWVTRNGRNPTELYGYGGFNISSTPAFSPATAAWLEMGGVYAVANLRGGGEYGQAWYDGGRLKNKQNVFDDFMAAAEYLIHEKYTSTPKLAIAGGSNGGLLVGACLTQRPDLFGAALPAVGVMDMLRYHKFTIGWAWKSDYGDPDTKEGFEINIKYSPLHNIKPGTKYPATLVTTADHDDRVVPAHSFKFAATLQAAQAGTAPVLIRIETKAGHGAGKPTAKQIEERADVFGFLVRELKMTLPGTFAPAVAK
- a CDS encoding carboxypeptidase regulatory-like domain-containing protein is translated as MVRIFRFAIIAFFISVGAGMAQTQAPAAAAAPGWHGKGRMGGRVIDEAGKLVPGVTIKFQFIPANAGPEVVTDAKGEWRLQNIAEGMWSLQYWKDGFDPRMIPVQVGGKVKEPLIELKMTKEGTDPSFAVPYGNDQARALIGQKKVAEAKAVYAKLLATYPTYNRLHLALSQCLDMEGKFAESAAELQLYVTANPTDVRVKTYLGTEYIKAKQYAEAWQVYSSIDLTQITDPLDLNDPGFMLLRASKSDEAYKYFNLAVTRFPEEASGYYYRGVASRHFAGTIDKTKTAEIKTHLIAAQGDMTKFLEMAGPTAATADDTTKQNMTMAKQVVDEIAKLLTQLK